The Streptomyces sp. NBC_00440 genome contains a region encoding:
- a CDS encoding 6-pyruvoyl trahydropterin synthase family protein — translation MTLRITKRFEFSASHQLSGLAEGHQCSRLHGHNYVVELELSAKKADLTPTGFVRDYGDLAAFKQWIDKTVDHRHLNDIVKGNPTAEQLAMWLYDQWSGDLPELTAVSVSETPKTWAEYRPAPAS, via the coding sequence ATGACGCTCCGTATCACCAAGAGGTTCGAGTTCTCCGCGAGCCATCAGCTCTCCGGCCTCGCGGAGGGACACCAGTGTTCCCGGCTGCACGGTCACAACTACGTGGTCGAACTGGAACTCTCGGCAAAGAAAGCGGATCTGACGCCGACGGGTTTCGTGCGCGACTACGGCGACCTCGCGGCGTTCAAGCAGTGGATCGACAAGACCGTCGACCACCGTCACCTGAACGACATCGTCAAGGGGAACCCGACGGCCGAGCAACTCGCCATGTGGCTCTACGACCAGTGGTCGGGTGATCTTCCGGAGCTGACCGCGGTGAGCGTCTCGGAGACCCCCAAGACCTGGGCCGAGTACCGCCCCGCTCCGGCCTCCTGA
- a CDS encoding radical SAM protein gives MSCRWCDTPYTWDWQGKSDTGIAYDPKKELHRSAVPDVAETLLAFGVGLIVVSGGEPLSQQARLVPLIDILTGHGIEIEFETNGTRVPDPRLIRAGVRFNVSPKLSHSGDPERARIVPTALRRFATLPEATFKFVCRTEADLDEVAELVSAMGITSVWIMPEGQDPQHVSRHMQDLAASVIERGWNITTRLHTLLWGQKRGV, from the coding sequence CTGTCGTGCCGGTGGTGCGACACCCCGTACACCTGGGACTGGCAGGGGAAGAGCGATACGGGAATCGCCTACGACCCCAAGAAGGAACTGCACAGATCGGCCGTTCCCGACGTCGCGGAGACATTGCTGGCCTTCGGGGTCGGCCTCATCGTCGTCTCGGGCGGTGAACCACTCAGCCAGCAGGCCCGGCTGGTGCCGCTGATCGACATCCTGACCGGGCACGGCATCGAGATCGAATTCGAGACGAACGGGACCCGGGTGCCGGATCCGCGGCTCATCAGGGCCGGCGTGCGCTTCAACGTCTCGCCGAAGCTGTCCCACTCCGGTGACCCGGAGCGGGCCCGGATCGTCCCGACGGCCCTGCGGCGGTTCGCGACGCTTCCGGAGGCGACGTTCAAGTTCGTCTGCCGCACCGAGGCGGACCTCGACGAGGTCGCGGAGCTGGTCTCGGCCATGGGGATCACCTCGGTGTGGATCATGCCGGAAGGCCAGGACCCCCAGCACGTCAGCCGGCACATGCAGGATCTGGCCGCTTCGGTGATCGAGCGCGGCTGGAACATCACTACGCGGCTACACACCCTGTTGTGGGGTCAGAAAAGAGGCGTTTGA
- the folE gene encoding GTP cyclohydrolase I, whose amino-acid sequence MRTSGELTGLDTVTEEDPLIALGRQLLKEIGEDPDRDGLRDTPQRFARWWREFVDYEPGSTGTVFEAVTASQLVVVSDIQVWSLCEHHLLPFNCSVTIAYRPTGRLLGLSKFARVAHRHAHRLQVQERLVTDIAEEVADLTGTPDVAVLGKGEHLCMTMRGIKASALMTSTAFLGVFGTDTTLRAELMSLVRL is encoded by the coding sequence ATGCGGACCTCTGGCGAACTCACCGGCCTCGACACCGTGACGGAAGAAGACCCGCTGATCGCTCTGGGCAGACAGCTGTTGAAGGAGATCGGGGAGGACCCCGACCGGGACGGACTGCGGGACACCCCCCAGCGCTTCGCCCGCTGGTGGCGCGAGTTCGTCGACTACGAACCGGGCTCGACCGGCACCGTGTTCGAGGCAGTGACGGCGAGCCAGCTGGTCGTGGTCTCCGACATCCAGGTGTGGTCGCTGTGCGAACACCACCTGCTTCCCTTCAACTGCTCCGTGACCATCGCCTACCGGCCGACGGGCCGGCTGCTCGGCCTGTCGAAGTTCGCCCGCGTCGCCCATCGGCACGCACACCGGCTCCAGGTGCAGGAGCGGCTCGTGACGGACATCGCCGAGGAGGTGGCCGACCTCACCGGCACACCGGACGTCGCCGTGCTCGGCAAGGGCGAGCATCTGTGCATGACGATGCGGGGCATCAAGGCCAGCGCCCTGATGACCTCCACGGCGTTCCTCGGTGTCTTCGGCACCGACACGACGCTGCGGGCCGAACTCATGTCCCTCGTGCGGCTCTGA
- the mtnA gene encoding S-methyl-5-thioribose-1-phosphate isomerase produces the protein MTAPPTAASLGWEDGALIAVDQRTLPHVCRTLRLTTVDQVVEAVRTLAIRGAPAIALAGAFGVALSAAAHASPAGEAWAGGERVRADAERLVSTGPTAVHLARGVRRALGRLGEGPGAVLAEAQSMLAEYAATNRMLTRRAADLVESLLPERPLRILTHSDTGRFATGAVGTALGTILELAARRRVEEVLVGETRPLLQGSRLTAWELGEAGVPYRVVVDAAVPALMSRAMVDCVLVGADRIAVNGDTANRTGTYGLAVAAAHHDIPFLVVAPECTWDPGLPDGAGIVVEERDAQEVTHFEGTLVAPPGAAVHNPAFDVTPAPLITALVSESATHWPRRDKPPARHTARGKGAAARDIEALLTIVPDHPLPGLAVRDMVRLYAEPGMLGRLAARVARECHGPIDRILAVEARGFLLGAALAARTGSPLTLARRAGRLPGPVHETPNALTYGTSRLQVQKGALIPGERVLCVDDVLATGGTLLAAARLVAMSGARVQQCVALVELRGLGGRERLAGHPLLTLCELTA, from the coding sequence ATGACCGCACCGCCGACCGCCGCCTCGCTCGGCTGGGAGGACGGCGCCCTGATCGCTGTCGACCAGCGCACACTGCCCCACGTATGCCGGACGCTCCGGCTGACCACGGTCGACCAGGTGGTGGAAGCCGTCCGGACTCTGGCGATCCGCGGTGCTCCGGCGATCGCGCTCGCCGGTGCCTTCGGCGTCGCGCTGTCCGCGGCTGCCCATGCCTCCCCGGCCGGGGAGGCATGGGCAGGTGGTGAGCGGGTCCGTGCGGACGCCGAACGCCTCGTGAGCACCGGACCCACCGCCGTCCACCTCGCGCGGGGCGTGCGGCGGGCTCTCGGCCGGCTCGGCGAAGGGCCCGGTGCCGTCCTGGCCGAGGCGCAGTCCATGCTGGCCGAGTACGCCGCCACCAACCGCATGTTGACCCGCCGCGCGGCGGACCTCGTCGAGTCGCTGCTGCCCGAGAGGCCGTTGAGGATCCTGACGCACAGCGACACGGGCCGGTTCGCCACCGGCGCCGTCGGCACCGCGCTGGGCACCATCCTCGAACTGGCCGCCCGCAGAAGGGTGGAGGAGGTCCTGGTCGGCGAGACCCGCCCTCTGCTGCAGGGGTCCCGGCTGACGGCCTGGGAACTGGGCGAGGCCGGGGTGCCGTACCGCGTCGTCGTCGACGCCGCCGTGCCCGCCCTGATGAGCCGCGCGATGGTGGACTGCGTCCTGGTGGGCGCGGACCGTATCGCCGTGAACGGCGACACAGCCAACAGGACCGGCACCTACGGGCTCGCCGTCGCCGCCGCCCACCACGACATCCCGTTCCTGGTGGTCGCGCCGGAGTGCACCTGGGACCCCGGCCTGCCCGACGGCGCGGGAATCGTCGTGGAGGAACGCGACGCCCAGGAGGTCACCCACTTCGAAGGGACCCTGGTCGCACCGCCCGGCGCCGCCGTGCACAATCCGGCGTTCGACGTGACGCCCGCCCCGCTGATCACCGCGTTGGTCTCGGAGAGCGCCACCCACTGGCCACGGCGCGACAAACCCCCGGCACGCCACACCGCCCGGGGGAAGGGAGCGGCAGCGCGGGACATCGAGGCACTTCTGACCATCGTGCCGGACCACCCCCTGCCGGGCCTCGCGGTGCGCGACATGGTCCGGCTCTACGCGGAACCCGGCATGCTGGGGCGACTGGCCGCACGCGTAGCCCGCGAATGCCACGGACCCATCGACCGCATCCTCGCCGTCGAAGCCCGGGGGTTCCTCCTCGGGGCCGCGCTCGCCGCCCGCACCGGCAGCCCCCTCACCCTGGCACGCAGAGCGGGCAGACTCCCCGGCCCCGTCCACGAGACCCCGAACGCGCTGACGTACGGCACGAGTCGGCTCCAGGTGCAGAAGGGAGCCCTGATCCCCGGCGAACGGGTGCTCTGCGTCGACGACGTGCTCGCCACCGGAGGCACCCTCCTGGCCGCCGCGCGGCTCGTCGCCATGAGCGGTGCACGGGTCCAGCAGTGCGTCGCGCTCGTCGAGTTGCGAGGCCTCGGCGGGCGCGAGCGGCTGGCCGGGCATCCGCTGCTGACCCTGTGCGAACTGACTGCGTGA
- a CDS encoding class I SAM-dependent methyltransferase, which produces MDPEFYSKVATKFGGYSSGARRTTVFPDGDPEEWFDRAAVGAGGPGARLLDVGCADGRNLLSIAPRFGEVTAIDLSADMLEAAAGHLEASGAGQVALALRDASRTGFADGSFDVVTSRRGPLFPEEFARVLTSGGTLVHLGIGEQDVRPLKTVFGRGQLYGRWEGRPVVQEERERLERAGFTVVRERTFFYDEYFHSPGELSRFLESVPIFEDYDRDSDRKLFDAYVSGASESRGVHLARHWFLLHARRD; this is translated from the coding sequence ATGGATCCTGAGTTCTACTCGAAGGTGGCCACCAAGTTCGGCGGCTACTCCAGCGGTGCCAGGCGGACGACTGTGTTCCCCGACGGTGACCCGGAGGAGTGGTTCGACAGGGCCGCCGTGGGCGCCGGCGGACCCGGCGCACGGCTGCTGGACGTCGGGTGCGCGGACGGCCGCAACCTCCTGTCGATCGCCCCCCGGTTCGGGGAGGTGACGGCGATCGACCTCTCGGCGGACATGCTGGAGGCGGCGGCCGGGCACCTGGAGGCGAGTGGCGCCGGGCAGGTCGCCCTCGCCCTGCGGGACGCGAGCCGCACGGGTTTCGCCGACGGCTCGTTCGACGTCGTCACCTCGCGGCGCGGCCCGCTGTTCCCCGAGGAGTTCGCGCGCGTCCTGACGAGCGGGGGCACCCTGGTCCATCTCGGCATCGGCGAGCAGGACGTGCGGCCGCTCAAGACGGTCTTCGGGCGCGGCCAGTTGTACGGGCGCTGGGAGGGCCGGCCCGTCGTGCAGGAGGAACGGGAACGCCTGGAACGGGCGGGGTTCACGGTCGTCCGGGAGCGGACGTTCTTCTACGACGAGTACTTCCACTCCCCCGGCGAGCTGAGCAGGTTCCTGGAGTCGGTGCCGATCTTCGAGGACTACGACCGGGACAGCGACAGGAAGCTGTTCGACGCCTACGTATCCGGCGCGTCGGAGAGCAGAGGCGTGCATCTGGCCCGTCACTGGTTCCTGCTGCACGCCCGCAGGGACTGA
- a CDS encoding ATP-grasp domain-containing protein yields the protein MTHEAAPAVLLVDPVRYGAGYKDAVRELGFTVLSVYTLDYSTGTPDHDAGDDVTLYASERAGIVSKVEATGLSVVAVVPAVEGSVYVADLLSQDLGVPGNDHGLAWARRNKAAMRARAVEAGVTVPRFQLVRSVAELPEAVRAIGFPAIVKPTMGSCSQGTTVVSDEPSLSRLAALDTHDFFGQPITEWLVEEYVRGREVAVNCYSADGGHRVVDMWEYRQPDGRDYDFPVWETLQLDESHPQWERLQSYVHQVLDAYGVAIGPSHTEVKFNHEGVYLMEIGARQPGGPAMELWSRYSEDIHPFRDSVECYLGRRPSLMDARPRFSAALGSLILRNDDAPGRLVAVHGLDKLADVPGIDKLMVDCAPGDLIPTTRDSTAIPLSAYVVGPDPATVLGTLATIRSLVTLEIDRASGAN from the coding sequence ATGACGCATGAGGCAGCCCCGGCAGTACTGCTCGTCGACCCGGTCCGCTACGGAGCGGGCTACAAGGACGCCGTCCGCGAACTGGGCTTCACCGTGCTGTCGGTCTACACGCTCGACTACAGCACCGGAACACCGGACCATGACGCGGGCGACGACGTGACCCTCTACGCCTCCGAACGTGCCGGCATCGTCAGCAAGGTCGAGGCCACGGGGCTCTCCGTCGTGGCGGTCGTCCCGGCCGTCGAGGGGTCCGTCTACGTGGCCGACCTGCTCTCCCAGGACCTGGGGGTGCCCGGCAACGACCACGGCCTCGCCTGGGCACGCAGGAACAAGGCGGCGATGAGGGCCCGCGCCGTCGAGGCCGGTGTGACGGTGCCCCGCTTCCAGCTCGTACGGAGCGTCGCCGAGCTCCCCGAAGCGGTCCGCGCCATCGGTTTCCCCGCCATCGTCAAACCCACCATGGGTTCGTGCTCGCAGGGCACCACCGTCGTCTCGGACGAGCCGTCCCTGAGCAGGCTCGCCGCGCTCGACACCCACGACTTCTTCGGGCAGCCCATCACGGAGTGGCTGGTGGAGGAGTACGTACGCGGCCGCGAGGTGGCCGTCAACTGCTACAGCGCGGACGGCGGGCACCGTGTGGTGGACATGTGGGAGTACCGCCAACCGGACGGCCGCGACTACGACTTCCCCGTCTGGGAGACCTTGCAGCTCGACGAGAGCCACCCCCAGTGGGAACGGCTCCAGAGCTACGTCCACCAGGTGCTCGACGCCTACGGTGTGGCGATCGGGCCCAGCCACACCGAGGTCAAGTTCAACCACGAAGGCGTCTACCTCATGGAGATCGGCGCCCGCCAACCCGGCGGCCCCGCCATGGAGTTGTGGTCGCGCTACAGCGAGGACATCCACCCCTTCCGGGACTCCGTGGAGTGCTATCTCGGCCGGCGTCCCTCCCTGATGGACGCACGGCCCCGCTTCTCGGCGGCGCTGGGCTCACTCATCCTCCGCAATGACGACGCGCCGGGCCGGCTCGTCGCGGTGCACGGTCTGGACAAGCTCGCGGACGTGCCGGGCATCGACAAGCTCATGGTCGACTGCGCCCCCGGTGACCTGATCCCCACCACCAGGGACAGCACGGCCATCCCGCTCAGTGCCTACGTCGTCGGACCGGACCCGGCCACGGTCCTGGGCACGCTGGCCACCATCAGGTCGCTGGTCACCCTGGAGATCGACCGCGCCTCCGGGGCGAACTGA
- a CDS encoding isopenicillin N synthase family dioxygenase, which produces MSTSIPTVDITQWRHAGVAGKAEITSVLDAALRSTGAFLMRGHGVPRRLMTELRTQARAFFDLPRSVKSQYGIRAAYDSGWLEMHPAGGVGVEHSPGDGPDVDAPDLHESFYLGPGPGQGQGASALDRLYYPANRWPGELPSLKAAADAYTAHMVRLAEEINALLAAVLGLPGDFFTSRARHSTWTQNLSWYPSLNAVGGVADGQLRNGPHTDLGTFTLLSRQQGVGGLQAWNEAEGWFAPPYDPDAFLVNLGDLMELWTDGRWRALRHRVLGPSAQAPDEELTSLVFFYESDPETLVEPLAPPAGGGAGRGSVVSRHAILEKLGARADLLSAAG; this is translated from the coding sequence GTGAGTACGAGCATTCCGACCGTGGACATCACGCAGTGGCGGCACGCCGGAGTGGCGGGGAAGGCGGAGATCACCTCCGTCCTGGATGCGGCCCTGCGGAGCACGGGTGCGTTCCTCATGAGGGGGCACGGTGTCCCCCGGCGCCTGATGACGGAACTGCGTACCCAGGCAAGGGCGTTCTTCGACCTGCCGCGTTCGGTCAAGTCCCAGTACGGCATCCGGGCGGCCTATGACAGCGGCTGGCTCGAAATGCATCCCGCGGGCGGCGTCGGCGTCGAGCACTCCCCCGGCGATGGGCCGGACGTGGACGCTCCCGATCTGCACGAGTCGTTCTATCTGGGGCCGGGGCCGGGGCAGGGGCAGGGCGCCAGCGCGCTGGACCGGCTGTACTACCCGGCCAACCGCTGGCCCGGGGAACTGCCGTCGCTGAAGGCCGCGGCGGATGCCTACACCGCGCACATGGTCCGGCTCGCCGAGGAGATCAACGCGCTGCTGGCCGCCGTTCTCGGCCTGCCCGGGGACTTCTTCACATCGCGGGCCCGGCACTCGACGTGGACGCAGAACCTCAGCTGGTATCCCTCGCTGAACGCCGTCGGCGGGGTGGCCGACGGCCAGCTCCGCAACGGCCCCCACACCGACCTGGGCACGTTCACCCTGCTCAGCCGTCAGCAGGGCGTGGGCGGTCTGCAGGCGTGGAACGAGGCCGAGGGCTGGTTCGCGCCTCCTTACGACCCGGACGCCTTCCTCGTCAACCTCGGTGACCTGATGGAGCTGTGGACGGACGGGCGGTGGCGGGCGCTGCGTCACCGGGTGCTCGGGCCGAGCGCGCAGGCCCCGGACGAGGAGCTGACGTCGCTGGTCTTCTTCTACGAGTCGGACCCCGAGACGCTCGTGGAGCCGCTGGCGCCGCCGGCCGGTGGTGGGGCGGGGCGCGGCTCCGTGGTGTCCCGGCACGCGATTCTGGAGAAGCTGGGTGCGCGGGCCGACCTGCTCTCCGCGGCCGGCTGA
- the ectB gene encoding diaminobutyrate--2-oxoglutarate transaminase produces MTIFDALESGVRSYSRSWPVVFDRAAGSRLYSEGGRGYLDFFAGAGALNYGHNNPVLKEALLAYIAADGVTHALDMFTVARRGFLEALRETVLDPRGLDYRVVFPGPGGANAVEAALKLARKVTGRPTVVSFTNSFHGMTLGALAVSGNAAKRAAAGVPLTHTVPHPYDGYLSEPGGGLGQLEKLIADPGSGLDKPGAVIVETVQGEGGLAVAGLPWLRELAAVCGRQGVLLIVDDVQMGCGRTGPFFSFEDAGIVPDMVCLSKSIGGYGLPLALTLVRPELDVWQPGDHNGTFRGVSPAFVTGAAALRTYWSGRGALGNLEKSVRAAGERVSTTLAEIAGAHPRAGLRVKGRGLAAGLAFPVTGGADDHTAAKVCAAAFDRGLLVETSGAAGQVVKLLPPLTVSDEELDEGLHILGASVAAVLPRTPRSAVLSRPTAPALPPKEQIL; encoded by the coding sequence GTGACCATTTTCGACGCTCTGGAATCCGGTGTACGCAGCTACAGCAGGTCCTGGCCCGTGGTGTTCGACCGGGCGGCCGGAAGCCGTCTGTACTCCGAGGGCGGACGTGGCTATCTCGACTTCTTCGCAGGCGCCGGGGCTCTCAACTACGGCCACAACAACCCGGTCCTCAAGGAAGCCCTGCTCGCCTACATCGCCGCCGACGGCGTCACGCACGCCCTCGACATGTTCACCGTCGCCCGGCGCGGCTTCCTGGAGGCGCTGCGGGAGACCGTCCTCGATCCGCGCGGACTGGACTACCGGGTGGTGTTCCCGGGGCCCGGCGGCGCCAATGCCGTGGAGGCGGCGCTGAAGCTGGCCCGCAAGGTCACCGGTCGGCCCACGGTCGTGAGTTTCACGAACTCCTTCCACGGCATGACGCTGGGCGCGCTCGCGGTGAGCGGCAACGCGGCCAAGCGGGCGGCCGCCGGAGTGCCGCTGACCCACACGGTGCCCCACCCGTACGACGGATATCTGTCGGAACCCGGAGGCGGGCTCGGGCAGTTGGAGAAGCTGATCGCAGACCCGGGGAGCGGGCTCGACAAGCCGGGTGCGGTGATCGTCGAGACCGTACAGGGGGAAGGCGGGCTCGCGGTGGCCGGATTGCCGTGGCTGCGCGAACTCGCCGCGGTCTGCGGGCGGCAGGGTGTCCTGCTGATCGTGGACGACGTCCAGATGGGCTGCGGGCGTACGGGCCCGTTCTTCAGCTTCGAGGACGCGGGCATCGTGCCGGACATGGTCTGCCTGTCGAAGTCGATCGGGGGGTACGGCCTCCCGCTGGCGCTCACCCTGGTCAGACCGGAGCTGGACGTGTGGCAGCCGGGCGACCACAACGGCACCTTCCGCGGTGTCAGCCCGGCGTTCGTGACCGGGGCCGCGGCGCTGCGGACCTACTGGAGCGGACGGGGCGCCCTGGGGAATCTGGAGAAGTCGGTGCGCGCCGCGGGGGAACGTGTGTCGACCACGCTGGCGGAGATCGCCGGCGCACATCCTCGTGCCGGTCTCCGGGTGAAGGGCCGCGGGCTCGCGGCGGGCCTCGCCTTCCCCGTCACGGGCGGGGCCGATGACCACACCGCGGCCAAGGTGTGCGCGGCGGCCTTCGACAGGGGGCTGCTGGTGGAGACATCCGGGGCGGCCGGGCAGGTCGTCAAGCTGCTTCCGCCGCTGACCGTGAGCGACGAGGAGCTGGACGAGGGGCTCCACATCCTCGGCGCGTCCGTCGCCGCGGTCCTCCCCCGCACACCACGGTCGGCCGTCCTGAGCCGTCCCACCGCACCGGCACTCCCCCCGAAGGAGCAGATCCTGTGA
- a CDS encoding 7-cyano-7-deazaguanine synthase encodes MIAVVSGGIDSVTMAHHLSAEGHQPHVLAVDYGQRHRKELEFARLAAERLGAPYEEADLSGVRGVFRGSSLTDPAVAVPPDTGPHRSNPNIVPNRNAVLLSVAFAVAVVENAPVVAFGVMADDIGPSDTSLEFLRAFVAMERIATRGHGHPDLDLIAPLAELHKSEVITLGAGLKVPWDETWTCFRGEEVHCGRCAACAERREAFITAGVEDPTRYAR; translated from the coding sequence GTGATCGCGGTGGTGTCCGGCGGGATCGACTCCGTCACGATGGCGCACCACTTGAGTGCCGAGGGCCATCAGCCACATGTGCTGGCCGTGGACTACGGCCAACGCCACCGGAAAGAGCTGGAGTTCGCCCGGCTGGCGGCCGAGCGGCTCGGCGCGCCCTACGAGGAGGCGGACCTGAGCGGTGTCCGTGGGGTGTTCCGCGGCTCATCGCTGACCGACCCCGCGGTGGCCGTGCCCCCGGACACCGGACCGCACCGGAGCAATCCCAACATCGTGCCGAACCGCAACGCGGTACTGCTGTCGGTGGCGTTCGCAGTGGCGGTCGTCGAGAACGCCCCGGTGGTCGCGTTCGGTGTGATGGCGGACGACATCGGTCCCTCCGACACGTCACTGGAGTTCCTTCGCGCCTTCGTCGCGATGGAGCGGATCGCGACCCGTGGGCACGGCCACCCCGACCTCGATCTGATCGCCCCCCTCGCCGAGTTGCACAAGAGCGAGGTGATCACGCTGGGCGCCGGGCTGAAGGTGCCGTGGGACGAAACCTGGACGTGCTTCCGTGGCGAGGAGGTGCACTGCGGCCGGTGCGCGGCCTGCGCCGAGCGGCGCGAGGCGTTCATCACCGCCGGCGTCGAGGACCCCACTCGGTACGCCCGATAG
- a CDS encoding TIGR03668 family PPOX class F420-dependent oxidoreductase: MPRLSRSQARERFAACRVARLATADAAGRPHLVPVVFAVTGETLVMAVDHKPKRSPRLKRLANIRANPDVCLLTDEYREDWDQLWWARADGQARVLPPAERSAEAARYAALLSEKYPQQYAGRPPAGEVVEVLVTGWTGWRAT, translated from the coding sequence ATGCCACGCCTGAGCCGGTCCCAGGCGCGTGAGCGGTTCGCGGCGTGCCGGGTCGCCCGCCTGGCGACCGCTGACGCGGCCGGGCGCCCGCACCTGGTGCCGGTGGTCTTCGCGGTGACCGGCGAGACCCTGGTCATGGCCGTCGACCACAAGCCCAAACGGTCGCCCCGTCTCAAACGGCTGGCCAACATCCGTGCCAATCCGGACGTCTGCCTGCTCACCGACGAGTACCGGGAGGACTGGGACCAGCTGTGGTGGGCCCGCGCGGACGGGCAGGCCCGAGTCCTTCCGCCGGCCGAGCGGTCCGCCGAAGCGGCGCGCTACGCGGCGCTGCTCTCCGAGAAATACCCGCAGCAGTACGCGGGACGACCGCCGGCCGGTGAGGTGGTGGAGGTTCTCGTCACCGGCTGGACCGGGTGGCGGGCTACGTGA
- a CDS encoding LLM class F420-dependent oxidoreductase has product MKFGISTFITDLSIRPAPLGRAIEERGLDSLFIAEHSHIPVDRRSPYPGGGDLPDIYYRTLDPFVALTAAATVTERLLVGTGIALVSQRDPIHTAKGIASLDLISGGRAVFGVGVGWNREEMANHGTDAATRGRLVDERLRAIVELWTKEKAEFHGTFVDFDPVYSWPKPVQRPHPPIYVGGGKGAFPRVAELGDAWLANSVPPETLRSQIEEVRAAAGRAVPVTVYAVPDTPEAIEKYAELDVERVLFYLPSEPEPAALAQLDRLAEVAARFR; this is encoded by the coding sequence ATGAAGTTCGGGATCTCCACCTTTATCACCGACCTGAGCATCCGGCCGGCTCCCCTCGGGCGGGCCATTGAGGAGCGTGGTCTCGACTCGCTGTTCATCGCCGAGCACAGCCACATCCCCGTCGACCGCCGCTCGCCGTACCCCGGCGGCGGCGACCTCCCCGACATTTACTACCGCACGCTCGACCCGTTCGTGGCACTCACCGCGGCCGCCACCGTCACCGAGCGTCTGCTGGTGGGGACCGGCATCGCCCTGGTCTCGCAGCGCGACCCGATCCACACCGCCAAGGGCATCGCCTCGCTCGACCTGATCTCCGGGGGCCGGGCCGTCTTCGGTGTCGGCGTCGGCTGGAACCGTGAGGAGATGGCCAACCACGGCACCGACGCCGCCACCCGGGGCCGGCTCGTCGACGAGCGGCTGCGCGCGATCGTCGAGCTGTGGACGAAGGAGAAAGCCGAGTTCCACGGCACGTTCGTCGATTTCGATCCCGTCTACTCGTGGCCCAAGCCCGTGCAGCGGCCGCACCCGCCCATCTACGTCGGCGGGGGAAAGGGCGCCTTCCCCCGGGTCGCCGAACTCGGCGACGCCTGGCTCGCCAACAGCGTCCCGCCCGAGACACTGCGGTCGCAGATCGAGGAGGTACGGGCCGCGGCGGGCCGTGCGGTCCCGGTGACGGTCTACGCGGTGCCCGACACCCCCGAAGCGATCGAGAAGTACGCGGAACTCGATGTGGAGCGGGTGCTGTTCTACCTGCCGTCCGAGCCGGAGCCCGCCGCCCTGGCACAGCTCGACCGGCTGGCCGAAGTCGCGGCGCGCTTCCGCTGA
- a CDS encoding LLM class F420-dependent oxidoreductase, producing the protein MTVGVVLNAPDAANQVDATVQLGGEAAAAGLRSAWLGQTFGADSPQLAAIVGREVPGLHVGTSAIPVFGRHPLVVSSQAQTAQAATHGRYHLGLALGTKLLTEGGFGIPFTRPVARLREFLVALRQLTETGSADFHGELFTATTPVSARVPGAEGGVPLLVAAMGPQALRASGELADGILPYLAGPRALAEHIVPAVTAAAEAAGRPAPRIVALVPGVVTDDVETVRQKAGGQLAFYEQIPSYARAIELSGGKRAVDVAVIGNEKTVADEVRRYRDAGATEVVFSGTEIAGDAARRRTWTLLGELAHESP; encoded by the coding sequence ATGACTGTGGGAGTAGTACTCAACGCACCGGACGCCGCCAACCAGGTCGATGCCACCGTGCAGCTCGGCGGGGAAGCCGCGGCCGCCGGGCTGAGGTCCGCCTGGTTGGGGCAGACCTTTGGCGCGGACTCACCTCAGCTCGCAGCGATCGTCGGGCGTGAAGTACCGGGCCTGCACGTGGGCACGTCCGCCATCCCCGTCTTCGGACGCCACCCGCTTGTTGTCTCCAGCCAGGCCCAGACGGCGCAGGCGGCCACGCACGGCCGCTACCACCTCGGACTCGCACTGGGCACCAAGCTCCTCACCGAGGGCGGCTTCGGTATTCCGTTCACCCGGCCCGTCGCCCGGCTGCGTGAATTCCTCGTAGCCCTGCGCCAGTTGACCGAGACCGGCTCCGCGGACTTTCACGGTGAGCTGTTCACGGCGACCACCCCGGTCTCCGCCCGCGTGCCCGGAGCCGAGGGCGGCGTCCCCCTGCTCGTGGCCGCCATGGGACCGCAGGCGCTGCGTGCCAGCGGGGAGCTGGCGGACGGGATCCTGCCCTATCTCGCCGGGCCCCGGGCCCTGGCCGAACACATCGTCCCGGCCGTCACAGCCGCGGCGGAGGCCGCGGGCCGCCCGGCGCCACGGATCGTGGCGCTCGTGCCGGGTGTGGTGACCGACGACGTCGAAACCGTACGACAGAAGGCGGGCGGACAACTCGCGTTCTACGAACAGATTCCGTCGTACGCCCGCGCCATCGAGCTCTCCGGAGGCAAACGGGCCGTGGATGTGGCCGTGATCGGCAACGAAAAGACGGTCGCCGACGAGGTACGGCGCTACCGGGACGCCGGGGCGACGGAGGTGGTGTTCTCGGGAACGGAGATCGCAGGAGACGCCGCCAGGCGCCGCACCTGGACGCTCCTGGGAGAGCTGGCGCACGAAAGCCCCTAG